In Leptospira congkakensis, a single window of DNA contains:
- a CDS encoding c-type cytochrome: MNSKKVLVSLFALSFAFAMVACGDSKPKEETPAAVESSASADPELAKGEELYLQNCSSCHGEKGAGDGAAAAALNPKPRNYKSPASEWKNGNTAAGVTKTLKEGIKGSPMVAYGHLGDDNIRILAKYVEHLSKN, translated from the coding sequence ATGAACTCAAAAAAAGTCTTAGTCTCTCTCTTCGCACTCTCTTTCGCATTTGCGATGGTAGCTTGTGGCGATTCCAAACCAAAAGAAGAAACACCTGCAGCGGTTGAATCTAGTGCAAGCGCTGATCCTGAACTTGCTAAAGGAGAAGAACTCTATCTACAAAACTGTTCTTCTTGCCATGGTGAGAAAGGTGCTGGTGACGGAGCTGCAGCTGCTGCCCTCAATCCAAAACCAAGAAACTATAAATCTCCAGCTTCTGAATGGAAAAACGGAAATACTGCTGCTGGTGTAACTAAAACATTGAAAGAAGGAATCAAAGGATCTCCAATGGTTGCTTACGGACATTTAGGTGACGATAACATCCGCATCCTTGCAAAATACGTAGAACATCTTTCTAAAAACTAA
- a CDS encoding TIGR01777 family oxidoreductase, translating into MKIGILGGTGLIGKSFIETAVRLGHRFRVFSRKTSLPPELSSYPEIEFVSCILPQSADLEGLDVIINLVGEPIAGVRWTDERKKLIETSRIDFTRGLVARVRDLKSPPKVFVNASAVGYYGMSEEIHAPYSEAKEPADDFLAKLCVEWENQTLPLKNVGIRTLLLRTGIILSPKGGALEKMIPPFLLGVGGSIASGKQGMSWIHIMDFISAMLHLMQLESETGAYNLVSPEPVSNEEFSRVLAKTLHRPNFFKVPSFVIQALYGEGSVVITKGQYVFPERLLSTGYEFQFQNLEKAISNLLEKQ; encoded by the coding sequence ATGAAAATTGGAATTTTAGGTGGCACGGGCCTCATTGGTAAATCTTTTATTGAAACAGCAGTCCGTTTGGGGCATCGTTTCCGAGTTTTTTCTAGAAAAACTTCTCTCCCTCCTGAACTATCCTCTTATCCAGAAATCGAATTTGTTTCTTGTATCCTTCCGCAATCCGCAGATTTAGAAGGATTGGACGTCATCATCAATTTAGTGGGAGAACCAATAGCGGGCGTTAGATGGACAGACGAACGTAAAAAACTGATCGAAACATCTCGTATTGATTTTACTAGAGGACTTGTTGCTCGTGTTCGAGATTTGAAGTCTCCTCCAAAAGTTTTTGTGAACGCAAGCGCAGTTGGTTATTATGGAATGTCTGAGGAAATTCACGCTCCTTATTCAGAAGCCAAGGAACCAGCGGATGACTTTCTTGCCAAACTCTGTGTGGAATGGGAAAACCAAACCCTACCATTAAAAAACGTGGGCATTCGGACTTTGTTACTTAGAACTGGAATCATTCTATCTCCTAAAGGAGGTGCTCTGGAAAAAATGATCCCACCTTTTTTACTGGGAGTTGGTGGTTCGATTGCTTCGGGAAAACAAGGGATGAGTTGGATTCATATAATGGATTTTATTTCTGCAATGTTACACTTAATGCAGTTAGAATCAGAAACAGGTGCCTATAATTTAGTATCTCCAGAACCAGTGAGTAACGAAGAATTTTCAAGAGTACTCGCAAAAACATTACATCGCCCTAATTTTTTTAAGGTTCCATCTTTCGTTATACAGGCGCTTTATGGAGAGGGATCGGTTGTCATCACCAAAGGACAGTATGTTTTTCCCGAACGTTTGCTTTCTACCGGTTATGAGTTTCAGTTTCAAAATTTAGAGAAGGCAATCTCAAATCTTTTAGAAAAACAGTGA